One genomic segment of Pandoraea sputorum includes these proteins:
- the oxc gene encoding oxalyl-CoA decarboxylase gives MSIAMTVPVGKAENETLEDNSRHANIVSEGATTDGFHLVIDALKANDIDTIFGLVGIPITDLARLAQAEGLRFIGFRHEQHAGHAAAIAGYMTQKPGICLTVSAPGFLNGLTALANATTNCFPMILISGSSEREIVDLQQGDYEEMDQLNAAKPYCKAAYRVLHAEDIGVGLARAIRAAVSGRPGGVYLDLPAKLLSQTIDAQKAKDSLIRVIDAAPRQIPAQDAVQRALDVIKGAKRPLILLGKGASYAQADEDIRALVEKTGIPYLPMSMAKGLLPDTHEQSAAAARSFVLQEADVVVLIGARLNWLLAHGKGKTWGAAPKKFVQIDISPTEIDSNVAIAAPVIGDIGSCVKALLAGVDANFGKPSAEWTGAIAERKNKNLTKMAATLAQNPSPMNFHSALGAIRDVLKKHPDINLVNEGANTLDYARSIIDQYQPRKRFDSGTWGVMGIGMGFAIGAAVTSGLPVVAIEGDSAFGFSGMELETICRYELPITTIIFNNNGVYRGTDVNPTGGKDVAPTVFVKGARYDKMIEAFGGIGYNVTTPAELTKALEESIASGKPVLINAVIDESAGTESGRLTNLNPQSAAMKK, from the coding sequence ATGTCCATTGCGATGACCGTGCCAGTCGGCAAGGCGGAAAACGAGACGCTCGAAGACAACAGCCGACACGCGAACATCGTGTCCGAGGGAGCAACGACCGATGGCTTCCATCTGGTTATCGATGCTCTGAAAGCGAACGACATCGACACCATCTTCGGTCTGGTGGGGATTCCCATCACCGATCTGGCCCGCCTGGCGCAAGCCGAAGGCCTGCGCTTCATCGGCTTCCGTCACGAACAGCACGCTGGCCACGCCGCTGCGATCGCCGGCTACATGACGCAAAAGCCGGGCATCTGCCTGACGGTGTCGGCACCTGGCTTCCTGAACGGCCTGACGGCACTCGCCAACGCCACCACGAACTGCTTCCCGATGATTCTCATCAGCGGTTCGAGCGAGCGTGAAATCGTCGACCTGCAACAGGGCGACTATGAAGAAATGGATCAGCTCAATGCGGCCAAGCCGTATTGCAAAGCGGCTTACCGCGTGCTGCACGCCGAAGACATCGGCGTGGGCCTTGCCCGCGCGATCCGCGCAGCCGTGTCGGGTCGCCCCGGCGGCGTCTATCTGGATCTGCCGGCCAAGCTGCTGTCGCAGACCATCGACGCACAGAAGGCTAAGGATTCGCTGATTCGCGTGATCGACGCCGCACCGCGTCAGATCCCGGCGCAGGATGCTGTCCAGCGCGCACTCGACGTGATCAAGGGCGCCAAGCGTCCGCTGATTCTGCTGGGCAAGGGCGCTTCGTACGCTCAGGCCGACGAAGACATCCGTGCACTCGTCGAAAAGACGGGCATTCCGTACCTGCCGATGTCGATGGCCAAGGGCCTGCTGCCCGACACGCACGAGCAATCGGCTGCCGCTGCACGTTCGTTCGTGCTGCAAGAAGCCGACGTCGTCGTGCTGATCGGCGCACGCCTGAACTGGCTGCTCGCACACGGCAAGGGCAAGACCTGGGGTGCCGCACCGAAGAAGTTCGTGCAGATCGACATCTCGCCGACGGAAATCGACAGCAACGTCGCGATTGCCGCTCCGGTGATCGGTGACATTGGTTCGTGCGTGAAGGCACTGCTCGCCGGTGTGGATGCCAACTTCGGCAAGCCGTCCGCCGAGTGGACCGGCGCTATCGCCGAGCGCAAGAACAAGAACCTGACGAAGATGGCGGCCACGCTTGCGCAGAACCCGTCGCCGATGAACTTCCACAGCGCACTCGGCGCGATCCGCGACGTGCTCAAGAAGCATCCGGACATCAACCTCGTCAACGAAGGCGCGAACACGCTGGACTACGCGCGCAGCATCATCGACCAGTACCAGCCGCGCAAGCGCTTCGACTCCGGTACGTGGGGCGTGATGGGTATCGGTATGGGCTTCGCCATCGGCGCAGCAGTTACGAGCGGCCTGCCGGTCGTGGCCATCGAAGGTGATAGCGCCTTTGGCTTCAGCGGCATGGAGCTCGAAACCATCTGCCGTTACGAGCTGCCCATCACCACCATCATCTTCAACAACAACGGTGTGTATCGCGGCACCGACGTCAACCCGACGGGCGGCAAGGACGTGGCCCCGACGGTGTTCGTCAAGGGCGCGCGCTACGACAAGATGATCGAAGCGTTCGGCGGCATTGGTTACAACGTGACCACGCCGGCTGAGCTGACGAAGGCCCTCGAAGAGTCCATTGCTTCGGGCAAGCCGGTCCTGATCAACGCCGTGATCGATGAATCCGCAGGCACCGAGAGCGGTCGTCTGACGAACCTGAATCCGCAAAGCGCGGCGATGAAAAAGTAA
- the oxlT gene encoding oxalate/formate MFS antiporter, with the protein MEEVQVETTNQHGKQSVFASPWVQLVFGVICMAMIANLQYGWTLFVNPIDEKYHWGRTAIQVAFTIFVVTETWLVPIEGYLVDKFGPRPVVVGGGLLCGIAWVLNAYASSLPMLYFAAAVGGVGAGAVYGTCVGNALKWFPDRRGLAAGITAAGFGAGSALTVVPIANMIKSSGYENTFLTFGLGQGIIVLVLGLALASPPASIEALKKLAPGAMRYNAKPTEVMRSPVFWLMYLMFVLMAAGGLMATAQLGPIAKDYGLDQAPVSLLGLTLPALTFALAIDRVLNGVTRPVFGWISDKIGRENTMFIAFAMEAVGIYALAKYGQHPVAFVLLTGLVFFAWGEIYSLFPATCADTYGSKYAATNAGMLYTAKGTAALLVPFSSVITSMTGSWQAVFMVACGMNAFAAFLALFVLKPMRARLAQRYASDYKAESSEPVVKAADLSRSTT; encoded by the coding sequence ATGGAGGAGGTACAAGTGGAGACGACAAATCAACACGGTAAGCAATCCGTGTTCGCGAGCCCGTGGGTTCAGCTCGTGTTCGGCGTGATTTGCATGGCGATGATCGCCAACTTGCAATATGGGTGGACGCTGTTCGTCAACCCGATCGATGAAAAGTATCACTGGGGCCGTACGGCCATTCAGGTGGCGTTCACGATTTTCGTCGTGACGGAAACCTGGCTGGTGCCGATCGAAGGGTATCTGGTCGACAAGTTCGGCCCGCGCCCGGTAGTGGTCGGTGGTGGTCTGTTGTGCGGTATCGCATGGGTGCTCAATGCCTATGCGTCCTCGCTGCCGATGCTGTATTTCGCAGCGGCGGTGGGCGGGGTCGGCGCCGGTGCGGTGTATGGCACCTGCGTGGGTAACGCACTGAAGTGGTTCCCGGACCGTCGTGGTCTTGCCGCAGGTATTACCGCCGCCGGTTTCGGCGCCGGCTCGGCGCTGACCGTGGTACCGATCGCTAACATGATCAAGTCCAGCGGCTATGAGAACACCTTCCTGACCTTCGGGCTGGGGCAGGGGATCATCGTGCTGGTGCTGGGTCTGGCGCTCGCCAGTCCGCCCGCATCGATCGAAGCGCTCAAGAAGCTGGCGCCGGGCGCAATGCGCTACAACGCCAAGCCGACGGAAGTCATGCGCTCCCCGGTGTTCTGGCTGATGTATCTGATGTTCGTGCTGATGGCCGCCGGCGGTCTGATGGCAACGGCACAGCTCGGCCCGATCGCCAAGGACTACGGTCTGGATCAGGCGCCTGTCTCGCTTCTCGGTCTCACACTGCCCGCACTCACCTTCGCACTGGCCATCGACCGTGTGCTCAACGGGGTGACGCGTCCGGTGTTTGGCTGGATATCGGACAAGATCGGACGCGAGAACACGATGTTCATCGCTTTCGCGATGGAAGCCGTGGGGATCTACGCACTGGCAAAGTACGGCCAGCATCCGGTGGCCTTCGTGCTGCTGACCGGCCTGGTGTTCTTCGCCTGGGGTGAGATCTACAGCTTGTTCCCGGCAACCTGCGCCGATACGTATGGCTCGAAGTATGCCGCGACCAATGCGGGGATGTTGTACACCGCGAAGGGGACCGCCGCCTTGCTGGTGCCGTTCTCCAGTGTCATCACCTCGATGACGGGTAGCTGGCAGGCTGTCTTCATGGTCGCCTGTGGCATGAACGCCTTCGCCGCCTTCCTTGCCTTGTTTGTCTTGAAGCCGATGCGTGCCCGTCTGGCACAGCGTTACGCCAGCGACTACAAGGCAGAGTCGAGCGAGCCGGTCGTGAAAGCCGCGGACCTGAGCCGCAGCACCACGTAA
- a CDS encoding 2-dehydropantoate 2-reductase: MKICIYGAGAIGGYLGVQLARAGADVSLVARGPHLAAMREHGLKLLIDGEERVAHLRCTDDARELGHQDYVIIALKAHSVPSVLDAMQPLIGPNTAVVTAVNGIPYWYFYKHGGALEGTTLESIDPGGRQWRELGPERAIGCVVYPATEVVAPGVIQHVYGNKFPLGEASGERTERVEKLSQIMIAGGLDAPIRENIRDEIWLKLWGNLCFNPISALTHGTLDIIASDPGTRAIARAMMLEAKAIGDKFGVHFRVDVERRINGAGAVGAHKTSMLQDLERDRAMEIDPLVSVVQEMGRLANVPTPTLDVVLALIKQREFMTKPDAVAAAQERLAKAA, from the coding sequence ATGAAGATTTGCATCTATGGCGCTGGTGCCATCGGTGGCTATCTCGGCGTGCAACTCGCGCGCGCCGGAGCCGATGTCAGTCTGGTGGCACGTGGACCGCACCTCGCGGCCATGCGCGAGCACGGACTCAAGCTGCTCATCGACGGCGAAGAGCGCGTCGCCCACTTGCGTTGCACCGACGATGCGCGCGAACTCGGGCATCAGGATTACGTGATCATCGCCCTGAAAGCGCACTCGGTACCGTCGGTACTCGACGCGATGCAGCCGCTGATCGGCCCGAACACGGCCGTCGTCACGGCCGTGAATGGCATTCCCTACTGGTACTTCTATAAGCACGGCGGCGCGCTCGAAGGCACGACGCTGGAGAGCATCGACCCGGGTGGCCGCCAGTGGCGCGAACTTGGCCCGGAGCGCGCGATCGGCTGCGTGGTTTATCCGGCCACGGAAGTGGTCGCGCCGGGTGTCATTCAACACGTCTACGGCAACAAGTTCCCGTTGGGCGAAGCCAGCGGCGAGCGGACCGAGCGCGTCGAGAAGCTCTCGCAGATCATGATCGCCGGTGGACTCGACGCCCCGATCCGCGAAAACATCCGCGATGAAATCTGGCTCAAGCTCTGGGGCAACCTCTGCTTCAACCCGATTTCAGCGCTCACCCACGGCACGCTCGACATTATCGCCAGCGATCCGGGTACGCGTGCCATTGCGCGCGCCATGATGCTCGAAGCGAAAGCCATCGGCGACAAGTTCGGTGTGCACTTCCGAGTGGACGTCGAACGTCGCATTAACGGGGCCGGCGCGGTGGGCGCACACAAGACGTCGATGCTGCAGGATCTGGAGCGCGACCGCGCGATGGAGATCGACCCGCTCGTCTCCGTCGTTCAGGAGATGGGACGCCTGGCCAACGTGCCGACGCCCACGCTCGATGTCGTGCTCGCACTGATCAAGCAACGTGAATTCATGACGAAGCCGGATGCCGTGGCGGCCGCGCAGGAACGTCTGGCTAAAGCGGCATAA
- a CDS encoding GntR family transcriptional regulator: MSLITPTPVRVTPLALEPIDTTTSFRNQAYALLKKAIADADIYNQKDEIRLDERQLIQVLGVSRTPIREAMTLLEQEGFLRTVPRRGIFIIRKTKREIVEMIQMWAALEGMSARLATLNASDEEIAKLRHLFDEFVNAPPTDHIEEYSDANIDFHQALINLGGSQAIANTIKNLFIHVRAIRKVTIAQNDRAARSIVDHLKIITALEKRDTELAEKLARDHTLGLAAFVEEHCDFLE; this comes from the coding sequence ATGTCCCTGATCACCCCAACTCCGGTGCGCGTGACGCCACTCGCACTGGAGCCGATCGACACCACCACGAGTTTTCGTAATCAGGCGTATGCGCTTTTGAAAAAAGCCATCGCCGATGCCGATATTTATAACCAGAAGGACGAAATTCGCCTGGACGAGCGTCAGCTCATCCAGGTGCTTGGCGTTTCGCGCACACCGATTCGCGAAGCCATGACCTTGCTGGAACAGGAAGGTTTTCTGCGCACGGTGCCGCGCCGGGGCATCTTCATCATCCGCAAGACCAAGCGTGAAATCGTGGAAATGATTCAGATGTGGGCCGCCCTGGAAGGGATGTCTGCACGGCTGGCCACGCTGAATGCGAGCGACGAAGAGATCGCCAAGTTGCGTCATTTGTTCGACGAGTTCGTGAATGCACCGCCGACGGATCATATTGAAGAGTATTCGGACGCGAACATCGACTTCCACCAGGCGCTGATCAATCTTGGCGGATCGCAAGCGATTGCCAACACGATCAAGAACCTGTTCATTCACGTGCGCGCCATCCGCAAGGTGACGATTGCTCAGAACGACCGGGCAGCCCGCTCGATTGTCGATCACCTGAAGATCATCACCGCGCTCGAAAAGCGCGATACGGAACTCGCCGAGAAGCTCGCGCGCGACCACACCCTCGGTCTGGCCGCGTTCGTCGAAGAGCACTGCGACTTCCTCGAATGA
- a CDS encoding formate dehydrogenase subunit gamma: MREAYSIATVQAILDHHAAQEGPLLPILHDVQEAFGYVPPDAVSVIANALNLSRAEVHGVITFYHHFRTTPPPRHVIQICRAEACQSMGADALVAHAERALGCAMHSHSGDVALEPVFCLGQCATSPAITIDDKLHARVTPEKFDRLVARAKEAV; the protein is encoded by the coding sequence ATGCGCGAGGCTTATTCCATCGCGACGGTGCAAGCGATTCTGGACCATCATGCAGCTCAGGAAGGCCCCCTTCTGCCGATCCTCCATGATGTTCAGGAAGCTTTCGGCTACGTTCCCCCGGATGCCGTGTCCGTCATTGCCAACGCCCTCAACCTGTCACGCGCCGAAGTGCATGGCGTGATCACGTTCTATCACCATTTCCGCACCACCCCGCCGCCGCGACACGTCATTCAGATCTGTCGCGCTGAGGCATGTCAGAGCATGGGCGCCGATGCGCTCGTGGCGCACGCAGAACGCGCGCTGGGTTGCGCGATGCACAGCCACAGCGGTGACGTCGCGCTCGAACCGGTCTTCTGTCTGGGCCAGTGCGCTACGTCCCCCGCGATCACCATCGACGACAAGCTGCACGCGCGCGTCACCCCCGAGAAATTCGACCGTCTGGTCGCCCGCGCCAAGGAAGCCGTATGA
- a CDS encoding formate dehydrogenase beta subunit, translating to MSQSTTSAKTAVRLYLPRDSAALALGADEVADAIATEAAKRGIEIELVRNGTRGMLWLEPLLEVVTPAGRVAYGPVEVEDVAALFDANVTAGGDHPLALGLTEEIPYFKKQERLTFARVGITDPVSVDDYVAHDGYRGLRNALALDAATIVAQVTESGLRGRGGAAFPTGIKWKTVLNTPAAQKYIVCNADEGDSGTFADRMLMEGDPLVLVEGMTIAGIAVGATRGYIYVRSEYPHSIDVLNEAIDNANKAGYLGENILGSGHAFHLEVRKAAGAYVCGEETALLESLEGKRGVVRAKPPLPAIEGLFGLPTVINNVISLASVPIIMDRGAEFYKNFGMGRSRGTLPIQLAGNIKYGGLIEKAFGVTLREILYDYGGGAITGRPLRAVQVGGPLGSYLPESQWDTPLDYEAFAAHWAVLGHGGIVAHDDTVDLAKLARYAMEFCTIESCGKCTPCRIGSTRGVEVMDKIIDGRDRPKQIKLLRDLCDTMLNGSLCAMGGMTPYPVLSALNHFPEDFGAAESSNLPTKAA from the coding sequence ATGAGCCAGTCCACCACGTCCGCCAAGACGGCTGTGCGCCTCTATCTGCCGCGTGACTCTGCCGCACTCGCCCTCGGTGCCGACGAAGTCGCCGACGCCATCGCCACTGAGGCCGCTAAACGCGGCATCGAGATCGAGCTGGTCCGCAATGGCACGCGCGGCATGCTCTGGCTCGAACCGTTGCTCGAAGTCGTCACCCCGGCGGGGCGCGTCGCCTACGGGCCTGTCGAAGTCGAGGACGTCGCCGCCCTGTTCGATGCGAACGTCACCGCAGGCGGCGATCATCCGCTCGCCCTCGGTCTGACCGAAGAGATTCCCTATTTCAAGAAGCAGGAACGTCTGACGTTCGCACGCGTGGGCATCACCGACCCTGTCTCGGTCGACGACTACGTCGCGCACGACGGCTATCGCGGCCTGCGCAACGCCCTCGCGCTGGACGCCGCGACCATCGTCGCGCAAGTGACCGAATCGGGCCTGCGCGGACGCGGTGGCGCAGCGTTCCCGACCGGCATCAAGTGGAAGACAGTTCTGAATACGCCCGCCGCGCAGAAGTACATCGTCTGCAACGCCGACGAAGGCGACTCGGGCACGTTCGCCGACCGCATGCTGATGGAAGGCGACCCGCTCGTGCTCGTCGAAGGTATGACGATTGCTGGCATCGCCGTGGGCGCCACACGCGGCTACATCTACGTGCGCAGCGAGTATCCGCATTCGATCGACGTGCTCAACGAAGCCATCGACAACGCGAACAAAGCGGGCTATCTCGGCGAGAACATTCTCGGCTCGGGTCACGCGTTCCACCTCGAAGTGCGCAAGGCCGCCGGGGCTTACGTCTGCGGCGAAGAAACGGCGCTGCTCGAAAGCCTCGAAGGTAAGCGTGGCGTGGTGCGTGCGAAACCGCCGCTGCCCGCCATTGAAGGTCTCTTCGGCTTGCCGACGGTCATCAACAACGTGATCTCGCTCGCTTCCGTGCCGATCATCATGGACCGTGGCGCGGAGTTCTATAAGAACTTCGGCATGGGACGCTCGCGCGGCACCCTGCCGATCCAACTCGCGGGCAACATCAAGTACGGCGGCCTCATCGAGAAGGCCTTCGGCGTGACGCTGCGCGAGATTCTGTACGACTACGGTGGCGGCGCCATCACCGGCCGCCCGCTGCGCGCGGTGCAGGTCGGTGGCCCGCTCGGCTCGTACCTGCCGGAATCGCAGTGGGACACCCCGCTCGACTACGAAGCGTTCGCCGCGCACTGGGCCGTGCTGGGTCACGGCGGCATCGTGGCGCACGACGACACGGTCGATCTCGCCAAGCTCGCCCGTTACGCGATGGAGTTCTGCACCATCGAATCGTGCGGCAAGTGCACGCCGTGCCGCATCGGTTCGACGCGTGGCGTCGAAGTGATGGACAAGATCATCGACGGTCGCGATCGTCCCAAGCAAATCAAGCTGCTGCGCGACCTGTGCGACACGATGCTCAACGGCTCGCTGTGCGCCATGGGCGGCATGACGCCCTACCCCGTGCTGTCTGCGCTGAATCATTTCCCAGAAGACTTCGGCGCGGCCGAATCGTCGAACTTGCCGACCAAGGCCGCCTAG
- the fdhF gene encoding formate dehydrogenase subunit alpha, with amino-acid sequence MMDPMFEKDYGTPRRESTKEVTLEIDGEQVTVPAGTSIMRAASEGGVNVPKLCATDSLEPFGSCRLCLVEIEGRRGFPASCTTPVEPGMKVRTQSPKLQELRKGVMELYISDHPLDCLTCAANGDCELQDMAGVTGLREVRYGFDGANHFDSEKDESNPYFTYDASKCIVCNRCVRACEETQGTFALTISGRGFEARVSAGQDQAFMDSECVSCGACVAACPTATLQEKSVIHLGQAEHAKITTCAYCGVGCSFKAEMKGNEVVRMVPHKDGQANEGHACVKGRFAWGYATHKDRILTPKIRKKITDPWQEVSWDEALDYAASEFKRIQAKYGRDSIGGLVSSRCTNEEDYLVQKLVRAAFGNNNVDTCARVCHSPTGYGLKATLGESAGTQTFKSVEHSDVILVMGANPTDGHPVFGSRMKKRLREGAKLIVIDPRRIDLVKSPHIKADYHLQLRPGTNVAMVNALAHVIVTEGLMADEFIAERCEDRAFQQWRDFISRAENSPEATEAHTGVPAHLVRGAARMYATGGNAAIYYGLGVTEHAQGSTTVIGIANLSMLTGNIGREGVGVNPLRGQNNVQGSCDMGAFPHELPGYRHVSDSSARALFEAEWGVELQAEPGLRIPNMFDAALAGTFMGLYCQGEDIVQSDPNTQHVTHALEQMECIVVQDIFLNETAKYAHVLLPGSSFLEKDGTFTNAERRISRVRQVMPPRAGYADWEVTIQLAKRLGYEMNYSHPSEIMDEIARLTPTFTGVSYEKLDRMGSVQWPCNEEAPDGTPVMHIDEFVRGKGKFLITQYVPTDEKVTRRFPLILTTGRILSQYNVGAQTRRTDNNNWHSEDRLELHPHDAEERGIKDGDWVGIQSRAGETVLRAIVSDRMQPGVVYTTFHFPESGANVITTDNSDWATNCPEYKVTAVQVTPVAQPSEWQRQYSDFNRQQEAFLGHDQTTAASAS; translated from the coding sequence ATGATGGATCCGATGTTTGAGAAGGATTACGGCACCCCGCGCCGCGAATCGACGAAGGAAGTCACGCTGGAGATCGACGGCGAACAGGTCACCGTGCCTGCGGGCACGTCGATCATGCGCGCGGCGTCCGAGGGCGGCGTGAACGTACCCAAGCTGTGCGCGACCGACTCGCTGGAGCCGTTCGGCTCGTGCCGTCTGTGTCTGGTGGAAATCGAAGGCCGTCGCGGCTTCCCGGCGTCGTGCACCACGCCGGTCGAACCCGGCATGAAGGTCCGCACGCAGTCGCCGAAGCTGCAAGAGTTGCGCAAGGGCGTGATGGAGCTGTACATCTCCGATCACCCGCTGGACTGCCTGACGTGCGCCGCCAACGGCGACTGCGAGTTGCAGGACATGGCCGGGGTGACGGGCCTGCGCGAAGTGCGTTACGGCTTCGACGGCGCGAACCACTTCGACAGCGAGAAGGACGAGTCGAACCCGTATTTCACTTACGACGCCTCGAAGTGCATCGTCTGCAACCGCTGCGTGCGCGCCTGTGAAGAAACGCAGGGCACGTTTGCGCTGACGATCTCGGGACGCGGCTTCGAAGCACGCGTGTCGGCGGGGCAGGATCAGGCGTTCATGGATTCGGAATGCGTGTCATGCGGCGCCTGCGTGGCTGCCTGCCCGACCGCAACGCTGCAAGAAAAGTCGGTCATCCATCTCGGTCAGGCCGAGCACGCCAAGATCACGACCTGCGCCTATTGCGGCGTAGGCTGCTCGTTCAAGGCCGAGATGAAGGGCAACGAAGTCGTGCGCATGGTGCCGCACAAGGACGGTCAGGCCAACGAAGGTCACGCCTGCGTAAAGGGTCGCTTCGCCTGGGGCTACGCCACGCACAAGGATCGTATCCTCACGCCGAAGATCCGCAAGAAAATCACCGATCCCTGGCAGGAAGTGTCGTGGGACGAGGCGCTCGACTACGCGGCGTCGGAGTTCAAGCGCATTCAGGCCAAGTACGGCCGCGACTCCATCGGCGGCCTGGTGTCCTCGCGCTGCACGAACGAAGAAGACTATCTCGTGCAGAAGCTGGTGCGCGCCGCGTTCGGCAATAACAACGTCGATACCTGCGCCCGCGTGTGCCACTCGCCGACCGGCTATGGTCTGAAGGCGACGCTCGGCGAATCGGCCGGTACGCAGACGTTCAAGTCGGTCGAGCATTCGGACGTCATTCTCGTGATGGGTGCGAACCCGACCGACGGTCACCCGGTGTTCGGCTCGCGTATGAAGAAGCGTCTGCGCGAAGGCGCGAAGCTGATCGTGATCGACCCGCGTCGTATCGATCTGGTCAAGAGCCCGCACATCAAGGCCGACTATCACTTGCAACTGCGTCCGGGCACGAACGTCGCCATGGTCAACGCACTGGCGCACGTGATCGTCACCGAAGGCCTGATGGCCGACGAATTCATCGCCGAGCGTTGCGAAGATCGCGCTTTCCAGCAATGGCGCGACTTCATCTCCCGTGCCGAGAATTCGCCGGAAGCGACCGAAGCCCACACGGGTGTGCCCGCACACCTCGTGCGCGGCGCTGCCCGTATGTACGCGACCGGCGGCAACGCTGCGATCTACTACGGTCTGGGCGTGACCGAACACGCACAAGGCTCGACGACGGTCATCGGCATCGCTAACCTTTCGATGCTTACCGGCAACATCGGCCGCGAAGGCGTGGGCGTGAACCCGCTGCGCGGCCAGAACAACGTGCAGGGCTCCTGCGACATGGGCGCGTTCCCGCACGAACTGCCGGGCTATCGCCACGTGTCGGATTCGAGCGCCCGTGCATTGTTCGAAGCCGAATGGGGCGTCGAGCTGCAAGCCGAGCCGGGCCTGCGCATTCCGAACATGTTCGACGCGGCGCTCGCGGGCACTTTCATGGGCCTGTACTGCCAGGGCGAAGACATCGTCCAGTCGGACCCGAACACGCAACACGTCACGCATGCGCTGGAGCAGATGGAGTGCATCGTGGTGCAGGATATCTTCCTGAACGAAACCGCGAAGTACGCGCACGTGCTGCTGCCGGGCTCGTCGTTCCTGGAGAAGGACGGCACGTTCACCAACGCCGAGCGTCGTATCTCGCGCGTGCGTCAGGTCATGCCGCCGCGCGCCGGTTACGCCGACTGGGAAGTGACGATCCAGCTGGCGAAGCGTCTGGGCTACGAGATGAACTACTCGCACCCGTCGGAAATCATGGACGAAATCGCACGTCTCACGCCGACGTTCACCGGCGTGAGCTACGAGAAGCTCGACCGTATGGGCAGCGTGCAGTGGCCGTGTAACGAAGAAGCGCCGGACGGCACGCCCGTCATGCACATCGACGAGTTCGTCCGCGGTAAGGGCAAGTTCCTCATCACGCAATACGTGCCGACGGACGAAAAGGTCACGCGCCGCTTCCCGCTCATCCTCACGACCGGGCGGATTCTGTCGCAGTACAACGTCGGCGCGCAGACGCGTCGCACGGACAACAACAACTGGCACAGCGAAGATCGTCTGGAGCTTCATCCGCACGATGCCGAAGAGCGTGGCATCAAGGACGGCGACTGGGTGGGCATTCAGAGCCGGGCGGGCGAGACGGTGCTGCGCGCCATTGTCAGCGACCGCATGCAGCCGGGCGTGGTGTACACGACGTTCCACTTCCCGGAGTCGGGCGCGAACGTGATCACCACCGACAACTCGGACTGGGCGACGAACTGCCCCGAGTACAAGGTGACGGCGGTGCAGGTCACGCCGGTGGCGCAACCGTCGGAATGGCAGCGTCAGTACTCGGACTTCAACCGTCAGCAGGAAGCGTTCCTCGGACACGACCAGACGACGGCGGCCAGCGCGAGCTGA
- a CDS encoding formate dehydrogenase subunit delta: MDTDNLVKMANQIGDFFETMPDRGEALENIAGHLRRFWAPRMRMTILEHLETTDGHGMREIVVAAITTHRAELWPRG; this comes from the coding sequence ATGGACACCGACAATCTGGTCAAGATGGCCAATCAGATCGGGGATTTCTTCGAGACGATGCCCGATCGCGGCGAAGCGCTCGAGAACATCGCCGGCCATCTGCGTCGCTTCTGGGCGCCGCGCATGCGCATGACGATTCTGGAGCATCTGGAGACGACGGACGGGCATGGCATGCGCGAGATCGTCGTGGCCGCCATCACCACGCATCGCGCCGAACTCTGGCCGCGCGGCTGA